A genome region from Diorhabda carinulata isolate Delta chromosome 2, icDioCari1.1, whole genome shotgun sequence includes the following:
- the LOC130903714 gene encoding slit homolog 3 protein-like: MPLGSFQPTRCAFALLFLQTATFTLLPNCPPECICLSQTQVLCNSGGLQEIPKKLLPPSVEHLSLTRNNFPLIKSDSFSGLRFLRKLSLDGNNISIIKPFAFRGLPRLKELSIQETPLATVAQFAFAGLQNISAIYLSHNKIKKVESYAFAGTSNLRLLVLTNNPLYKIERHAFSGLNNVERINLPSGIREIEPDAFDGLDTVGYIKLAFMDLPALSTGIFRGLTNVGLLSIQESDLGTIDGSAFNGMSFIKTFTILNNKIDAIEYFNITEEQKIGHLKFQGNHILEIPKADSLLIEVEKLTVISNHFPCNCHIHSLLEGPLTNGSIPDFISKNFCISPLEVNGLPMNSLDVDSIGRCEEEVTKGNLEASKDSTNNSYEFKLRLSDSVSSILILTIIFR; this comes from the exons aTGCCCTTGGGCAGTTTCCAGCCAACTAGATGTGCTTTTGCGCTGCTTTTTCTACAAACAGCAACTTTCACATTGTTACCTAACTGTCCACCTGAGTGTATATGTCTTTCGCAAACACAg gtATTATGCAACTCGGGTGGTCTACAAGAAATTCCGAAGAAATTGCTTCCTCCGTCGGTAGAACATCTCTCCTTAACCCGCAACAACTTTCCCCTAATCAAAAGCGACTCTTTCTCGGGGCTCCGCTTCTTAAGGAAACTCTCCTTAGACGGCAACAATATTTCTATCATAAAACCGTTCGCCTTCCGAGGGTTGCCGCGTTTGAAGGAGTTATCCATTCAAGAGACGCCGTTGGCTACTGTCGCTCAATTCGCGTTCGCCGGGCTACAAAATATCAGCGCCATTTATCTCAGCCACAACAAGATAAAAAAGGTCGAATCTTATGCGTTCGCGGGCACTTCCAATTTAAGGCTGTTAGTTTTAACGAATAATCCTCTGTATAAAATTGAACGACATGCGTTCAGCGGCTTGAACAACGTGGAAAGAATTAATTTACCGTCTG GTATACGAGAGATAGAGCCTGATGCTTTCGATGGTTTAGACACCGTGGGCTATATAAAATTGGCTTTCATGGATTTACCAGCTCTTTCTACTGGTATATTTAGAGGTCTCACCAACGTAGGATTGTTGTCAATTCAAGAATCAGATTTAGGTACTATCGATGGGTCCGCGTTTAATGGTATGTCATTTATAAAAACCTTCACTATCCTAAACAACAAAATAGACGCCATCGAGTATTTCAATATAACCGAAGAACAAAAAATTGGACATTTGAAGTTTCAAGGCAATCACATCCTAGAAATACCTAAAGCTGATTCGTTGTTGATAGAAGTTGAGAAACTCACTGTGATATCCAATCATTTCCCTTGTAACTGCCATATTCATTCACTCTTAGAAGGACCATTGACCAATGGAAGCATACCAGATTTCATCTCGAAGAATTTTTGTATATCACCTTTAGAAGTTAACGGGTTGCCTATGAACAGTTTAGATGTAGATTCTATTGGAAGATGCGAAGAAGAAGTTACCAAGGGTAATCTAGAAGCCTCCAAAGATTCAACCAATAATTCGTATGAATTTAAATTGAGACTCTCTGATAGTGTTAgttccattttgattttaactATAATATTTAGGTGA